A genomic window from Paramormyrops kingsleyae isolate MSU_618 chromosome 23, PKINGS_0.4, whole genome shotgun sequence includes:
- the utp23 gene encoding rRNA-processing protein UTP23 homolog, translating to MKIKRQKQAKKTISFYKYNFGFREPFQILLDGTFCQAALKNKIQIKEQMPKYLMGELQLCTTNCVLKELESLGKELYGAKIILQRFQTRHCAHFKDPVPASQCLISMLEETNPHHYFIATQDKELTEAVKKAVGVPLLYIILNTIVLDKPSPCSVAHVQAVQAGQLVTPEQQQSIHSMKEEKGLLGCEAERRGKKRKQKSGNPNPLSCLKKKKKKPGVPTPKRADEEKKRSRNRRRKAVPPQDRPDRE from the exons ATGAAAATTAAGCGACAGAAGCAAGCTAAAAAGACCATtagtttttataaatataactTTGGGTTTAGGGAACCTTTTCAAATATTACTTGATGGCACGTTTTGCCAAGCCGCGTTGAAGAATAAAATCCAGATAAAAGAGCAGATGCCAAAGTATCTGATGGGAGAGCTGCAACTATGTACCACGAA ttgtgTTTTGAAGGAACTGGAATCGTTGGGGAAAGAGCTTTATGGAGCTAAAATAATCTTGCAGCGATTTCAGACTCGCCACTGTGCGCATTTTAAAGATCCTGTGCCCGCCTCGCAGTGTTTGATATCGATGCTGGAGGAAACTAATCCCCATCATTATTTCATTGCCACTCAG GACAAGGAGCTGACAGAAGCAGTCAAGAAGGCAGTCGGCGTACCTCTGCTGTACATTATACTGAACACGATTGTATTGGACAAGCCATCCCCCTGCTCGGTGGCCCACGTCCAGGCAGTGCAGGCTGGACAGCTGGTGACCCCGGAGCAACAGCAGAGCATCCACAGCATGAAAGAGGAGAAAGGGCTACTGGGGTGTGAGGCAGAGAGACGAGGCAAGAAACGGAAGCAAAAATCTGGGAACcccaacccactgagctgcctgaagaagaagaagaagaagccaGGCGTTCCAACGCCCAAGCGAGCCGATGAAGAAAAGAAACGAAGTAGAAACCGGAGGCGGAAAGCTGTCCCTCCCCAGGACAGACCAGATAGGGAATGA
- the rad21b gene encoding RAD21 cohesin complex component b: MFYAHFVLSKRGPLAKIWLAAHWDKKLTKAHVFECNLESSVESIISPKVKMALRTSGHLLLGVVRIYHRKAKYLLADCNEAFIKIKMAFRPGVVDLPEENREAAYNAITLPEEFHDFDQPLPDLDDIDVAQQFTLNQSRVEEITMREEVGNINILQENDFADFGMDDREMMREESAFEVDIIHGASASNLLLETEPGAGQIAEKSNHLEYDEQYKDDFGDNPMESSEGGMLVDKLLSNEDGGGIFDDPPAITESVMMPQDHGGDDEDDFDNLSPAGPDSPDSAQAERLPAMTDQTEQTTLVHNEEEAFALEPIDITVKETKAKRKRKLIVDSVKELDSKTIRAQLSDYSDIVTTLDLAPPTKKLMMWKETGGVEKLFSLPAQPLWNGRLLKMFTRCLTPLVPDDLRKKRKGGEADSLDEFLKDLGNPEVPREEQRDVTDQTIMEEPSVLQASAIEGSRTTLDESVMPPPSTQRGVKRKAQEPEPALPMGTLEQQVERSAVSQQLDMSQVDLPPEETPSLTQLIPELDLLGEKGKEKEKDDEEEEEEEGQGGDQDQEERRWNKRTQQMLHGLQRVLAKTGAESISLLDLCKNNNKKQAAAKFYSFLVLKKQQAIELTQAEPYSDIIATPGPRFQII, from the exons ATGTTCTACGCCCACTTCGTGCTCAGCAAGCGTGGGCCGCTGGCCAAAATTTGGCTGGCGGCCCACTGGGATAAGAAGCTGACAAAGGCACACGTGTTTGAATGCAACCTGGAGAGCAGTGTGGAGAGCATCATCTCTCCCAAG GTTAAAATGGCTCTGCGCACCTCTGGCCACTTGCTGCTTGGTGTGGTTAGAATCTATCACAGGAAGGCCAAGTATCTGCTAGCTGACTGTAATGAGGCCTTCATTAAGATCAAGATGGCTTTTCGTCCAG GTGTGGTTGATCTACCAGAAGAGAATCGAGAAGCAGCTTACAATGCTATTACTCTACCAGAGGAATTTCACGATTTTGACCAACCTCTTCCTGACCTTGA CGATATTGATGTAGCACAGCAATTCACACTGAACCAAAGTCGAGTGGAAGAGATCACCATGAGAGAGGAAGTGGGAAATATTAACATTCTGCAGGAGAATGACTTTG CTGACTTTGGGATGGATGACCGGGAGATGATGCGAGAGGAGAGTGCGTTTGAGGTAGACATCATCCATGGGGCCTCTGCTTCTAACCTGCTGCTGGAAACTGAGCCTGGGGCAGGCCAGATAGCGGAGAAGTCCAACCACCTTGAGTATGATGAGCAGTACAAAGATGACTTTGGGGACAACCCCATGGAAAGCAGTGAAGGGGGCATGTTGG TGGATAAATTGCTCAGCAATGAGGATGGAGGGGGCATTTTTGATGACCCACCAGCCATCACGGAGAGCGTGATGATGCCGCAGGATCACGGTGGCGACGACGAAGACGACTTTGACAACTTGTCTC CGGCTGGGCCTGACAGCCCAGACTCTGCCCAGGCGGAGCGCTTGCCGGCCATGACAGACCAGACGGAACAGACCACACTTGTTCACAATGAGGAGGAGGCCTTTGCTCTAGAGCCCATTGACATCACAG TGAAAGAAACAAAGgcgaagaggaagaggaagctgATCGTGGACAGCGTGAAGGAGCTGGACAGCAAGACCATCCGTGCGCAGCTGAGCGACTACTCCGATATCGTCACCACACTGGATCTGGCCCCGCCTACAAAAAAGCTGATGATGTGGAAGGAGACGGGAGGTGTGGAGAAGCTGTTCTCCCTGCCTGCTCAGCCGTTGTGGAACGGACGGCTGCTTAAG ATGTTCACGCGGTGTCTGACCCCGCTGGTGCCAGACGATCTGCGCAAGAAGAGGAAGGGAGGTGAGGCTGACAGCCTTGACGAGTTCCTCAAGGACCTGGGGAACCCAGAGGTGCCTCGTGAGGAGCAGAGGGATGTGACTG ACCAGACCATCATGGAGGAACCCAGTGTCCTGCAAGCTTCAGCCATAGAGGGCAGCCGGACCACGCTAGATGAGTCTGTCATGCCACCACCCTCCACGCAACGAGGGGTCAAACGCAAGGCTCAGGAACCTGAACCTGCCTTGCCA ATGGGCACTCTGGAGCAGCAGGTGGAACGATCTGCAGTGTCTCAGCAGCTGGACATGTCCCAGGTTGACCTGCCCCCTGAGGAAACTCCCAGCCTCACACAGCTCATCCCTGAGCTGGACCTTCTGGGAGAGAAGGGCAAGGAGAAAGAGAAGgatgatgaggaagaggaggag GAGGAGGGCCAGGGTGGAGACCAGGACCAGGAGGAGAGGAGATGGAACAAAAGAACTCAGCAGATGCTCCACGGGCTTCAG AGGGTCCTGGCAAAGACGGGAGCAGAGTCCATCAGCCTGCTAGATCTgtgcaagaacaacaacaagaaGCAGGCGGCTGCCAAGTTCTACAGCTTCCTGGTGCTGAAGAAGCAGCAGGCGATCGAGCTGACGCAGGCCGAACCCTACAGCGACATCATAGCCACACCTGGGCCGAGGTTTCAGATTATATAA